From one Leptospira stimsonii genomic stretch:
- a CDS encoding DUF6249 domain-containing protein: MNPEEKAKLLQTLDLILKHLQDQNASSGSEYKVVLYSVPIFGIVFGCALLFFVFYWWYRQRIEIIKAGLYKKESFDLRTYSFFLGLILTFVGIALSIGFISVLGQSLAMLGGLVPLGTGLGLLCYYKYSR; encoded by the coding sequence ATGAACCCAGAAGAAAAAGCAAAATTACTACAAACACTGGATTTGATTCTGAAACACCTTCAGGATCAAAACGCCAGCTCCGGATCGGAATATAAAGTTGTGCTGTATTCTGTACCTATCTTTGGAATCGTCTTCGGATGCGCTTTGTTGTTTTTTGTTTTTTATTGGTGGTATAGACAACGGATTGAGATAATCAAAGCCGGGCTTTACAAAAAAGAGTCCTTCGATCTTAGAACGTATTCTTTTTTCTTAGGATTGATTCTCACATTTGTCGGAATCGCCCTTTCTATCGGATTTATTTCCGTATTAGGACAATCACTCGCGATGCTCGGCGGACTCGTTCCCCTCGGAACCGGGTTAGGATTACTCTGCTATTATAAATATTCCCGATGA
- a CDS encoding NUDIX hydrolase codes for MKFDFQTLKERLAIPQENFNGIPAPPLPGEEKTKASSVILPIYEKPDKTQGIILQKRNSNLKAHPGQISFPGGAHSSEDKNLLQTALREWEEEMGEPSSVLDVLGEYPGLYTHTGFHISPFIARYNGTFQFNTNPEEVERSILLDLNRLETSPFYSIRIRRSGAKELEIYYFDLEEGLLWGATGRIIVNFLREHAEFNREPVRVEPNLGVPPFFDPIRKFSKKS; via the coding sequence ATGAAGTTCGATTTTCAAACGCTGAAAGAACGACTCGCGATTCCTCAGGAGAATTTTAACGGAATTCCGGCGCCTCCCTTACCCGGAGAAGAAAAAACAAAAGCTTCTTCGGTCATTCTTCCGATCTACGAAAAACCGGACAAAACGCAAGGTATCATTCTTCAAAAAAGAAATTCCAATCTCAAGGCCCATCCGGGACAAATCTCCTTTCCGGGAGGCGCGCATTCCTCGGAAGATAAGAATCTTTTACAAACCGCACTTCGAGAATGGGAAGAGGAAATGGGAGAACCGAGTTCCGTCCTCGACGTCTTAGGAGAATATCCGGGACTTTATACTCATACTGGATTTCACATTTCACCGTTTATAGCGAGATACAACGGAACGTTTCAGTTCAATACAAACCCGGAAGAAGTAGAACGATCTATTTTATTGGATCTAAATCGCCTGGAAACTTCTCCGTTCTATTCGATTCGAATTCGAAGATCCGGCGCAAAAGAGTTGGAAATTTACTATTTCGACTTGGAAGAAGGATTACTTTGGGGTGCAACCGGAAGAATTATCGTAAATTTTCTCCGAGAACACGCAGAATTCAATCGTGAACCGGTCAGAGTCGAACCAAACTTAGGAGTTCCTCCTTTTTTTGATCCGATTCGTAAATTCTCTAAAAAAAGTTAA
- a CDS encoding response regulator: protein MKNQSGNPGQKVLVVDDEEDIAELIRFHLEENGYQVDTCQNGLEVLPKLEKNTPDLVILDLMLPGIGGMDLCKRIKEKYSMPIIMVTAKSGETEAVLGLELGADDYVRKPFSTRELIARVRSVLRRTKDAEEEQQFEGNITIGSIFLNLKAHKAFINNTEVDLTLIEYKILNLFMTNPGVAFTRDKLLDRVWGKDIYVTDRAVDVNIKRLRDKLGEEKERLETIRGIGYRFNEA, encoded by the coding sequence ATGAAAAACCAATCAGGGAACCCGGGACAAAAAGTCCTCGTTGTAGACGATGAGGAAGATATCGCCGAATTGATCCGATTCCATCTCGAGGAAAACGGCTACCAAGTAGACACGTGCCAAAACGGATTAGAAGTTCTTCCCAAGCTCGAAAAGAATACTCCTGACCTCGTAATTTTAGATTTGATGCTCCCCGGTATCGGAGGAATGGATCTTTGCAAAAGAATCAAAGAAAAATATTCCATGCCGATCATCATGGTCACCGCAAAGTCCGGAGAAACGGAAGCGGTTCTCGGTTTAGAACTCGGTGCCGACGATTACGTTCGTAAACCCTTCAGCACAAGAGAATTGATCGCGAGAGTTCGGTCCGTCTTAAGAAGAACCAAAGATGCCGAAGAAGAACAACAATTCGAAGGAAATATCACGATCGGTAGCATTTTCCTAAATTTAAAAGCACACAAAGCGTTTATCAATAACACCGAAGTGGATTTAACGTTAATCGAATATAAGATTCTGAATCTTTTTATGACTAATCCAGGCGTTGCGTTTACGAGAGATAAATTATTGGATCGAGTTTGGGGAAAAGATATTTACGTAACGGATAGAGCGGTCGACGTAAATATTAAGAGATTACGCGATAAACTCGGGGAAGAAAAAGAAAGACTCGAGACCATCCGCGGAATCGGCTATAGATTCAATGAGGCGTAG
- a CDS encoding acyltransferase family protein gives MKNKILDYIFGVFKKDPKEIESLNGLRAFSILIVLFFHLWENNAHQFLEQGLVTESSLNSILSMIHFMDLFFLLSGLLIYAGLFRAYEKYSTLNIKEFYLKRILRIYPAYYTVLMITFLFSIVIYNEMKAKSNLNEVEAFVLNRASVAISNPWSDIFLYSNYNPNRVFEFGWSLSLEQHFYIILPFLCLFALFKLPFQRRMLVLSVIYIIPIFFRFYHYYYGPIGGIYYATHTRFDALFVGIITFEIFNKRYFQNWNGLHAFFLFLGAVVLFIIGVQIRKHPVLEHTLSYNLYHIVFILLTISAMIPASPVYKFFSSFLFRPISRLSYTIYLWHGILAIRFVRKGMDNLSWSGFFSIYVIVCLKIFISCWILYLIIERPFHNLKVKIDKQHPTPDKV, from the coding sequence ATGAAAAACAAGATCCTGGATTATATTTTCGGTGTTTTTAAAAAAGATCCCAAAGAAATCGAATCTCTCAACGGCTTAAGAGCCTTCTCAATATTAATCGTTTTATTTTTTCACTTATGGGAAAACAACGCCCACCAATTTTTAGAACAAGGATTGGTAACCGAATCATCTCTCAATTCGATTTTGAGTATGATTCATTTTATGGATTTATTTTTCCTTTTGAGCGGTCTTTTGATCTATGCGGGTTTGTTCCGTGCTTACGAAAAATATTCCACACTCAATATAAAAGAATTTTATCTGAAGAGAATATTAAGAATTTATCCCGCTTATTATACGGTTTTGATGATTACCTTTTTATTTTCGATCGTGATTTACAACGAAATGAAGGCGAAATCGAACTTAAACGAGGTTGAAGCCTTCGTTCTAAATCGAGCATCCGTCGCAATTTCCAATCCTTGGTCCGATATTTTTCTGTATTCCAATTACAATCCGAACCGTGTTTTCGAATTCGGTTGGTCTTTGTCCTTAGAACAGCATTTCTATATCATCCTTCCTTTTCTCTGTTTGTTTGCTTTGTTCAAACTTCCGTTTCAACGAAGAATGCTCGTTTTATCCGTAATCTATATCATTCCCATTTTCTTTCGATTTTATCATTATTATTATGGACCGATTGGCGGAATTTATTATGCGACACATACGCGTTTTGATGCACTTTTCGTCGGTATCATCACTTTTGAAATTTTCAACAAGAGATACTTTCAGAACTGGAACGGCCTTCATGCTTTTTTCTTATTCTTAGGCGCGGTCGTTTTATTTATCATCGGAGTACAAATTCGGAAACATCCGGTTTTGGAACACACGTTGAGCTATAATCTTTACCACATCGTTTTTATTCTGCTTACGATTTCGGCGATGATTCCCGCTAGTCCGGTCTATAAGTTTTTCTCTTCGTTCTTATTCAGACCGATTTCGAGATTGAGTTATACGATTTACCTTTGGCACGGAATTTTAGCGATTCGATTTGTCAGGAAAGGAATGGATAACTTGAGTTGGTCCGGATTTTTCTCGATCTACGTGATCGTTTGTCTCAAGATTTTTATTTCTTGTTGGATTTTGTATCTCATCATCGAGAGACCTTTCCACAATCTAAAGGTAAAAATAGATAAACAACATCCTACACCGGATAAGGTATAA
- a CDS encoding PLP-dependent aminotransferase family protein: MNENEFSYSDRILKTNRSFIREILKVTSHPEIISFAGGQPDPALFPLEELRSATDSAFQKYGSQLLQYGISEGYTPLREKIFERYYKNIKYPGVSSENILITTGSQQALDLIGKIFINPGDPILMERPGYLGAIQAFSLYEPFLIGVPLEDDGLDLVALENTLSKTNPKFLYSNPTFQNPTGKTLSLQKREWIAEILGKHNCILIEDNPYGEIRFESEAIPSIQSLYPERTISLGTFSKTLSPGFRVGWICAPKEIQSKFLIAKQASDLHSNILSQIVLSEYLDRFDLDLQIDKIRNSYRFKKERMEESLNRYMIDLADWVSPNGGMFFWLTLKNEMNSMKLFEAAIANNVAFVPGIPFYTEKPETNTMRINFSHSSIETIELGIQRIGESIRKLSTISV; the protein is encoded by the coding sequence ATGAACGAAAACGAATTTTCATATTCGGATCGGATTTTAAAAACGAATCGATCTTTCATTCGAGAAATCTTAAAGGTGACATCTCATCCGGAAATCATTTCCTTTGCCGGAGGACAACCTGATCCCGCTTTGTTTCCTTTGGAAGAATTACGAAGTGCAACGGATTCCGCGTTTCAAAAATACGGTTCTCAACTGCTTCAATACGGTATTTCCGAAGGATATACTCCACTTCGGGAAAAAATCTTTGAAAGATATTATAAAAACATAAAATATCCTGGCGTGAGTTCGGAAAATATTCTTATTACTACCGGATCACAACAAGCTTTGGATTTGATCGGCAAAATTTTTATCAATCCGGGTGATCCGATTCTCATGGAACGTCCAGGATATTTGGGAGCAATTCAAGCGTTTTCTCTCTATGAACCGTTTCTGATCGGAGTTCCCTTGGAAGACGATGGATTGGATCTTGTCGCATTAGAAAATACTCTTTCTAAAACGAATCCGAAATTTTTGTATTCCAATCCCACTTTTCAAAACCCGACGGGCAAAACTCTTTCCTTACAAAAAAGAGAGTGGATCGCCGAGATTCTGGGAAAGCACAACTGCATTCTAATCGAAGACAATCCTTACGGCGAAATTCGTTTTGAGTCGGAGGCCATTCCTAGTATTCAATCTTTGTATCCTGAAAGGACGATCAGTTTAGGAACGTTCTCAAAAACTCTTTCACCCGGATTTCGAGTCGGTTGGATTTGTGCTCCGAAAGAAATCCAGAGCAAATTTTTAATCGCAAAACAGGCGAGCGATCTTCATTCCAATATTCTTTCTCAGATCGTATTGAGCGAGTATCTCGATCGTTTTGATCTGGATCTTCAAATCGACAAGATTCGAAATTCTTACAGATTCAAAAAAGAACGCATGGAAGAATCTTTGAATCGTTATATGATCGATTTAGCTGATTGGGTTTCGCCGAATGGAGGGATGTTCTTCTGGCTCACTCTGAAAAACGAAATGAATTCCATGAAACTTTTCGAGGCCGCAATTGCAAATAACGTGGCCTTTGTGCCAGGGATTCCTTTTTATACGGAAAAACCTGAAACGAATACGATGAGAATCAATTTTTCCCATTCTTCGATTGAAACGATCGAACTTGGAATTCAAAGAATCGGCGAATCGATTCGAAAACTTTCGACGATTTCTGTCTGA
- a CDS encoding RNA polymerase sigma factor, which translates to MRENPSILCKPEDWDCIQKVLHGDFNSFEQLMNRYQGLVYSQAIKAFRNETEAEDFTQDIFLKAFESLSTFQGRSQFSTWLFTIARNEIIRRYRKEHPEISGLDALILAENEKEKKKEITSEQENKLLNQESSEKIRNLVENLPDVYRKPIALHYFENMSYKEISKKLNLKMNTLKSYIFRGKEIMRDWLNKEENEKQE; encoded by the coding sequence ATGAGGGAAAATCCTTCCATCCTATGCAAACCGGAAGACTGGGATTGCATTCAAAAAGTCTTACATGGAGATTTCAACTCTTTCGAACAATTGATGAACCGGTATCAAGGACTGGTTTACTCGCAAGCGATCAAAGCCTTTCGAAATGAAACGGAGGCTGAGGATTTCACCCAAGACATATTCCTAAAAGCATTTGAAAGTTTGTCCACCTTTCAAGGGCGTTCCCAATTTTCCACTTGGCTTTTTACGATCGCCCGAAATGAAATTATCAGAAGATATCGAAAAGAACACCCGGAGATTTCCGGTTTGGATGCCTTGATTCTCGCCGAAAATGAAAAGGAGAAAAAAAAAGAAATCACTTCCGAACAAGAAAACAAACTTTTAAATCAAGAAAGTTCGGAAAAGATTCGGAATCTCGTGGAAAACCTCCCCGATGTATATCGAAAACCGATCGCGCTCCACTACTTTGAGAATATGTCCTATAAAGAAATTTCAAAAAAATTAAACTTGAAAATGAACACTCTGAAGAGTTATATTTTCAGGGGAAAAGAAATCATGAGAGATTGGTTGAATAAGGAAGAGAATGAAAAACAAGAATAA
- the purF gene encoding amidophosphoribosyltransferase, which yields MSSIPDKSRVRRQAQDDKPKDECAIFGIFNAPEASNFTYLGLYSMQHRGQESSGIVSSDGEHLYRYAGMGLVANIFTETKLKELQGNSAIGHNRYSTTGASFLRNAQPLRVESHLGPVSLAHNGNLVNSWELRSQLEKEGSIFQTTIDSEVIVHLMARSGETDFLSALSTALKKVRGAYSLVILTKSQLIAVRDPNGFRPLVMGRREDGAIVFASETCAFDITDTKYERDVEPGEMIVVDKNGVSSYYPFPKATPSLCIFEYIYFARPDSNIFGESVYKVRKNLGRFLARELPVEADVVIPVPDSASIAALGYAEESGISYQSGLIRSHYIGRTFIEPDQKIRDFGAKIKYNVVRNVVEGKRVIVVDDSIMRGTTSRKIIKMIRNAGAKEIHLRVSAPPTVSPCYYGIDIPTHNELIAATHTIEEIRKYLRVDSIAYLSVESMNRAVIDHKGGGFCNACFTSQYPVEFQSELGNQKSLFKEYQVEERAVY from the coding sequence ATGAGCTCAATTCCCGATAAATCCAGAGTAAGAAGACAAGCCCAGGATGACAAACCAAAAGATGAATGCGCGATATTTGGTATTTTCAACGCACCGGAAGCTTCTAATTTCACATATTTAGGTCTCTACTCGATGCAACATCGGGGGCAGGAATCCAGCGGGATTGTTTCCTCGGACGGCGAGCATCTGTACCGATACGCTGGGATGGGATTGGTCGCCAATATCTTTACCGAGACCAAACTAAAAGAACTTCAGGGCAATTCCGCGATCGGCCACAATCGTTATTCTACAACCGGAGCCAGTTTTTTAAGAAACGCTCAACCTCTTCGGGTCGAATCCCATCTCGGTCCGGTTTCTCTCGCTCACAACGGAAATCTTGTCAATTCTTGGGAACTCCGGAGCCAACTGGAAAAGGAAGGGAGCATTTTTCAAACTACGATCGACTCCGAAGTGATCGTTCATTTGATGGCACGATCCGGAGAAACCGATTTTCTTTCCGCACTTTCCACCGCTCTGAAAAAAGTGAGAGGCGCTTATTCGCTCGTGATTCTTACCAAATCTCAATTGATTGCGGTCCGTGATCCAAACGGCTTTCGTCCGTTGGTAATGGGGCGAAGAGAAGACGGAGCCATCGTTTTTGCATCCGAAACTTGCGCCTTTGATATAACCGATACGAAATATGAAAGAGACGTAGAGCCTGGAGAAATGATCGTCGTTGATAAAAACGGAGTCAGTTCTTATTATCCGTTTCCAAAGGCGACACCAAGCCTCTGCATTTTCGAATACATCTACTTTGCCAGACCCGATTCCAATATTTTTGGAGAATCCGTTTACAAGGTTCGTAAGAATTTAGGAAGATTCCTCGCCAGAGAATTGCCGGTGGAAGCCGACGTGGTCATCCCGGTTCCGGATTCTGCGAGTATCGCGGCCTTAGGTTATGCGGAAGAATCAGGTATTTCTTATCAATCGGGATTGATTCGTTCGCATTACATAGGAAGAACTTTTATCGAACCGGATCAGAAGATTCGGGATTTCGGAGCGAAAATCAAATACAACGTTGTGCGAAATGTCGTCGAAGGAAAAAGAGTCATCGTAGTCGATGATTCTATCATGAGGGGAACGACGAGCCGAAAAATCATCAAAATGATCCGCAACGCGGGAGCGAAGGAAATTCATCTTCGAGTTTCTGCGCCTCCGACGGTTTCTCCTTGCTATTACGGAATCGACATCCCGACTCACAACGAACTGATTGCGGCAACACATACGATCGAAGAAATTCGAAAGTATCTCAGAGTGGATAGCATCGCTTATTTATCCGTTGAATCCATGAATCGTGCGGTGATCGATCATAAGGGCGGAGGTTTTTGCAACGCCTGTTTTACTTCGCAATATCCCGTTGAGTTTCAGAGCGAGTTGGGAAATCAGAAGAGTCTTTTTAAAGAATACCAAGTCGAAGAAAGAGCCGTTTACTAA
- a CDS encoding LIMLP_16695 family PerRB-regulated protein has product MKILKNLFQTEIRNSFLKESFQEEEWYQSLINRPGIEERFPYFKTKAENRKTTTAIVR; this is encoded by the coding sequence ATGAAAATACTAAAGAACTTATTTCAAACCGAAATTCGTAATTCATTCTTAAAAGAAAGTTTTCAAGAAGAAGAATGGTATCAATCTCTGATCAATCGCCCAGGCATTGAAGAAAGATTTCCTTACTTCAAGACGAAAGCGGAAAATAGAAAAACTACTACTGCCATTGTAAGATGA
- a CDS encoding ribonuclease D, which yields MQINSDYIVVDTIRSLQLVLINLGQADSISIDTESSGYYTYFSRVCLIQISAKGKNYIIDPLKLQNLEGLGALFEEEKILKIFHSAIDDIKALKKDFGFKFKNIADTGFSSRLLDHEQYSLTHLVDYYHKIKLSKKEQKSNWEKRPLEKSQLQYAALDTVYLETIWEKMKEELIKRNLYDEALSEFEKIAMEEAGSEGNSISLDKFPEILEFSADERRFIYDTLVFRDDKSRKLNKAPFRVFNNEKVVLLMKNRRDMAKLTEVLGKKDAETLFQIYANPSGPPIQKSELFKKPGENLTNEEGERFKRLRIWRETIMSIRRMSHQMMPSNKMIAELAQRNPKTLDELREMNLFSEWKVIHYGPSILSALENIPYESNLKGLIPINKKFE from the coding sequence ATGCAAATAAATTCCGATTACATCGTCGTAGATACAATTCGAAGCCTACAACTCGTTCTCATCAATTTGGGTCAGGCTGACTCGATCTCCATAGATACGGAGTCCTCCGGATATTATACGTATTTTTCCAGAGTCTGTCTGATTCAAATTTCCGCGAAGGGAAAAAATTACATCATCGATCCGTTAAAGTTACAAAACTTAGAGGGTCTGGGCGCGCTCTTTGAAGAAGAAAAAATTCTAAAAATCTTCCATTCCGCCATTGATGATATCAAAGCCCTCAAAAAGGATTTCGGTTTTAAGTTTAAGAATATCGCGGATACAGGATTCAGCTCTCGTCTTTTGGATCATGAGCAATATTCCCTAACACATCTTGTCGATTATTATCATAAAATAAAGCTTTCGAAGAAAGAACAGAAGTCTAACTGGGAAAAGCGGCCCTTGGAAAAAAGTCAGCTTCAATACGCGGCTTTAGATACCGTTTACTTAGAAACGATTTGGGAAAAAATGAAAGAGGAACTCATTAAGAGAAACCTCTATGACGAAGCGCTTTCCGAATTCGAAAAAATCGCGATGGAAGAAGCCGGTTCCGAAGGGAACTCCATCTCTTTGGATAAGTTTCCCGAAATCTTAGAATTCAGCGCGGATGAGAGAAGATTTATCTACGATACGTTGGTTTTCCGCGATGATAAGTCGCGCAAATTGAACAAAGCCCCCTTTCGAGTTTTTAACAACGAAAAAGTGGTCCTTCTCATGAAAAACAGAAGAGATATGGCGAAGCTAACGGAAGTTCTCGGAAAAAAAGACGCGGAAACTCTCTTTCAAATTTATGCGAATCCGAGCGGACCTCCGATTCAGAAATCGGAACTTTTCAAAAAGCCCGGAGAAAATCTCACAAACGAAGAAGGCGAAAGATTCAAACGTTTGAGAATCTGGAGAGAAACGATCATGTCCATTCGAAGAATGAGTCATCAGATGATGCCTTCCAATAAAATGATCGCCGAACTCGCTCAGAGAAATCCGAAAACCTTGGACGAACTGAGGGAAATGAATTTGTTCTCGGAATGGAAAGTAATTCATTATGGACCTTCCATTTTATCCGCACTGGAAAACATTCCGTACGAATCGAATCTCAAAGGATTGATTCCGATTAACAAAAAATTCGAATAA
- a CDS encoding PhzF family phenazine biosynthesis protein has product MKLRILQIDAFAEKVFQGNPAALCPLEKWISEDSMQKIALENNLSETVFFVPEGDFFRIRWFTPEQEVDLCGHATLATAHYLFDQGLIKGDVARFQSLSGELSVFKKENLLYLDFPSRKPIRVENTPKEIIESFSILPKEVWKSRDYLLVYENENDLRELSYNVEIAKNLDSLGIIATCPGNDYDFLSRFFAPAAGLYEDPVTGSSHCSLIPFWSERLGKKNLNAYQASRRGGKLFCEDLGERVRIGGTCVPYLEGWIDV; this is encoded by the coding sequence ATGAAACTGAGAATTCTACAGATCGACGCTTTCGCTGAAAAAGTGTTTCAGGGGAATCCGGCCGCCCTTTGTCCTTTGGAAAAATGGATCTCTGAAGATTCCATGCAGAAGATCGCCCTTGAAAATAATCTGAGTGAAACCGTTTTTTTCGTACCGGAAGGGGACTTCTTTCGAATTCGGTGGTTTACTCCCGAACAAGAAGTAGACCTCTGCGGTCACGCAACTCTTGCTACGGCCCATTATCTTTTCGATCAAGGACTGATCAAAGGAGACGTGGCCCGATTTCAATCTCTTTCGGGTGAACTTTCCGTTTTTAAAAAGGAGAATCTTCTTTATCTCGACTTTCCTTCTCGAAAGCCGATTCGAGTGGAGAATACTCCGAAAGAAATTATAGAATCATTTTCAATTCTACCCAAAGAGGTTTGGAAATCCAGAGATTATCTTCTCGTCTATGAGAATGAAAACGATCTTCGTGAGCTTTCCTACAACGTCGAGATAGCGAAGAATTTGGATTCTTTAGGAATTATAGCGACCTGCCCCGGAAATGATTATGATTTTCTCTCCCGATTCTTTGCACCTGCCGCGGGTTTGTACGAGGACCCTGTTACAGGTTCGTCTCATTGTTCCTTGATTCCTTTTTGGTCGGAAAGATTGGGGAAGAAAAATCTAAACGCGTACCAAGCTTCTCGAAGAGGAGGAAAACTTTTTTGCGAAGATTTGGGGGAACGAGTTCGAATCGGAGGAACCTGTGTTCCGTATTTGGAAGGATGGATCGACGTATGA
- a CDS encoding PLP-dependent aminotransferase family protein, whose product MNISTSTDQNSKYESIAISLKSMLESGTLKAGDKLPSLRKVSIESKVSISTVLLAYELLENEGYIESRPKSGYVVLSRKTGLKVPTMPKKPKLVSSFGIDERISSLLDSLQNPDILQLGTAIPEKEYLPIPSLHKNLKKAILIADSHNYQNSQGYPGLRKQISLRSSLQGIASHESEIIVTNGCQDALNLCIQVLTKPGDLIAVESPVYFGILQSIQRLGRKVLEIPTDPIHGMSLSHLEDALNRYPIQCIVLNPNFQNPTGSLLSSENKKIIVELCSNKNIPIIEDDIYGDLYFTSSRPLSLKSFDKKEIVYKISSYSKIVSPDLRIGWILPGKKGQELQKQLKLSRLALPSIPQIALSEYLKTSYERNIKILRRNLSSNLAKIRESVLKHFPETTSISNPQGGLVFWIELPAKVDSLLLQNEAWKYNISIAPGPIFSGTGNFRNFLRLSGGIRLTPKVEEKIKTLGKLTAQLKHS is encoded by the coding sequence ATGAACATTTCAACCAGTACAGATCAAAATTCTAAATATGAGTCGATCGCAATTTCGCTCAAATCCATGCTCGAATCGGGAACTCTAAAGGCAGGTGATAAACTTCCATCGTTGCGAAAGGTTTCCATTGAAAGCAAAGTTAGCATCTCGACAGTCTTATTGGCTTACGAACTTTTAGAAAACGAAGGTTACATTGAATCCAGGCCTAAATCGGGGTACGTTGTACTTTCGAGGAAAACTGGATTGAAAGTTCCGACGATGCCTAAAAAACCGAAACTCGTTTCTTCCTTCGGGATCGACGAAAGAATCTCGTCTCTTTTGGATTCATTACAAAATCCTGATATTCTTCAGTTGGGAACCGCTATTCCGGAAAAAGAATATCTACCCATTCCCTCTCTCCACAAGAATTTAAAAAAAGCGATCTTAATCGCGGATAGTCATAACTATCAAAATTCACAGGGATATCCGGGACTTAGAAAACAAATTTCGTTACGATCCTCTCTTCAAGGAATCGCAAGTCATGAATCCGAAATCATCGTTACAAACGGTTGTCAAGACGCGTTGAATCTTTGTATCCAAGTTTTGACAAAGCCGGGCGACCTAATCGCAGTTGAATCTCCGGTTTACTTTGGGATTCTCCAGAGCATTCAGAGGTTGGGAAGAAAAGTTTTAGAAATCCCCACGGACCCAATTCATGGAATGAGTCTTTCTCATTTGGAAGACGCTCTAAATCGATATCCGATTCAATGTATCGTCTTAAATCCGAATTTTCAAAATCCAACCGGAAGTCTTCTATCCAGCGAGAACAAAAAAATCATCGTGGAGCTTTGCTCGAATAAAAACATTCCGATCATCGAAGATGATATTTACGGAGATCTTTATTTTACGTCGTCTCGTCCCTTATCCTTAAAATCCTTCGATAAAAAAGAAATCGTTTATAAGATTTCTTCTTATTCTAAAATTGTTTCCCCTGATTTGAGAATCGGTTGGATTCTTCCCGGAAAAAAAGGACAGGAATTGCAAAAACAATTAAAACTTTCCAGATTAGCGCTTCCTAGTATTCCGCAGATCGCGTTGAGTGAATATCTCAAAACTTCCTATGAAAGAAATATAAAAATTCTTCGAAGAAATCTTTCTTCCAATCTTGCTAAGATTCGAGAATCGGTTTTAAAACATTTCCCGGAGACCACTTCAATTTCCAATCCGCAAGGTGGTCTTGTGTTTTGGATAGAACTCCCGGCCAAAGTGGATAGTCTTCTTCTACAAAACGAAGCATGGAAATACAATATTTCCATCGCGCCCGGTCCTATTTTTTCGGGAACGGGAAACTTTAGAAACTTCCTCAGACTGAGCGGAGGAATTCGTTTAACACCAAAGGTAGAGGAAAAAATCAAAACGTTAGGAAAGCTAACCGCGCAATTAAAACATTCTTAA